The following are encoded in a window of Blattabacterium cuenoti genomic DNA:
- the truA gene encoding tRNA pseudouridine(38-40) synthase TruA, translating to MRFFIELSYNGKLYHGWQIQSEVNSVEGQLEYCLSKLFKTSINIVGAGRTDRGVHAKQMFAHFDFEEKISRNFVKKLNLFLPKSIYVSNIFPVKKHIHARFHALSRTYKYYLTSEKDPFFQDFSWHCFYPLDIQRMNLASQILMKYKDFSSFCKKGMDNKNNICDIYHADWSRNKIHFCFTIEANRFLRNMVRSIIGTLIDVGRGKISINQFIEIIELKDSNSYSSPSVPACGLFITKIIYPEDIFL from the coding sequence TTGAGATTTTTTATTGAATTATCGTATAATGGGAAATTATACCATGGATGGCAAATTCAGAGTGAAGTAAATTCTGTAGAAGGACAATTGGAATATTGTTTATCTAAATTATTCAAAACTTCTATCAATATAGTAGGAGCGGGAAGAACAGACAGAGGAGTTCATGCAAAACAAATGTTTGCGCATTTTGATTTTGAAGAAAAGATAAGTAGGAATTTTGTTAAGAAATTAAATCTTTTTTTGCCTAAATCTATTTATGTATCCAATATTTTTCCAGTTAAAAAACATATTCATGCCAGATTTCATGCGTTAAGTCGTACTTACAAATATTATTTGACAAGTGAAAAAGATCCATTTTTTCAAGATTTTTCTTGGCATTGTTTTTATCCATTAGATATTCAAAGAATGAATCTAGCTTCTCAAATTTTAATGAAATATAAAGATTTTAGTTCTTTCTGTAAGAAAGGAATGGATAACAAAAATAATATATGTGATATATATCATGCTGATTGGTCGAGAAATAAGATTCATTTCTGTTTTACTATTGAAGCTAATCGTTTTTTAAGAAATATGGTTAGATCCATAATTGGAACACTAATTGATGTAGGAAGAGGAAAAATTAGCATAAATCAATTTATAGAAATTATAGAGTTAAAAGATTCTAATTCTTATAGTAGTCCTTCCGTTCCTGCATGTGGTTTATTTATTACTAAAATTATTTATCCAGAAGACATTTTTCTATGA
- a CDS encoding aspartate aminotransferase family protein, whose amino-acid sequence MKELENDFMQYQTQVVSNPMKISVDYADGHYIYGKDGKKYLDFVAGVSVNTFGHGNKKIKEAIKEQLEKYLHTMVYGEFIQEPCVQLCKSLAKNTPYPLKKTYLVTSGTEAVEGALKLAKVYTGREEIISCKWAYHGSTHGSMSIMGNENYKRSFRPLLPLIKFFTFNKIEELSSSITEKTACVILETIQCSSGVILPKNSFLKKVKKKCEEKKVLMILDEIQTGFGRTGKLFAFEHYGIVPDILIMGKGMGGGMPISGFMSSDEIMKFFSDHVPLGHLSTFGGNPVAAAASLTTINQLIESNIMEDVFLKEKWIRKYLVHDQIKNIHGKGLLLSLELRNKNYTHRVLESCLKKGLILFRFLFHSSSLRISPPLTITEKEIQEGCSIIIESLNNLKKKY is encoded by the coding sequence ATGAAAGAATTAGAAAATGATTTTATGCAATATCAGACTCAAGTAGTTTCTAATCCTATGAAAATTAGTGTAGATTATGCAGATGGTCATTATATTTACGGAAAAGATGGTAAAAAATATTTAGATTTTGTTGCAGGGGTTTCTGTCAATACCTTCGGACATGGAAATAAAAAAATAAAAGAAGCCATAAAAGAACAACTAGAAAAATATTTACATACTATGGTATATGGGGAATTCATACAGGAACCTTGTGTACAACTTTGTAAAAGTCTAGCAAAAAATACTCCATATCCGCTTAAGAAAACTTATTTAGTCACGTCTGGAACGGAAGCTGTAGAAGGAGCTTTGAAATTAGCTAAGGTTTATACTGGAAGAGAAGAAATCATATCTTGTAAATGGGCTTATCATGGAAGCACTCATGGATCTATGAGTATTATGGGGAATGAAAACTACAAAAGGTCTTTCAGACCTCTACTTCCCCTAATTAAATTTTTTACATTTAATAAAATAGAAGAATTATCCTCTTCCATTACAGAAAAAACAGCTTGTGTTATTCTAGAAACAATCCAATGTTCTTCTGGGGTTATATTGCCTAAAAATTCTTTTCTCAAAAAAGTAAAAAAAAAATGTGAAGAAAAAAAGGTTTTAATGATATTAGATGAAATTCAAACAGGATTTGGAAGAACAGGAAAACTTTTTGCCTTTGAACATTATGGAATAGTTCCAGATATTCTGATCATGGGAAAAGGAATGGGAGGAGGAATGCCTATAAGTGGATTTATGTCTTCTGATGAAATCATGAAATTTTTTTCTGATCATGTTCCTTTGGGTCATTTAAGTACTTTTGGAGGAAATCCGGTAGCGGCAGCAGCTTCTTTAACAACAATCAATCAACTTATTGAGTCTAATATAATGGAAGATGTTTTTTTAAAAGAAAAATGGATAAGAAAATATTTAGTTCATGATCAAATCAAAAATATTCACGGAAAAGGACTTCTTTTATCTTTGGAATTGAGAAATAAAAATTATACTCATAGAGTATTAGAGTCTTGTTTAAAAAAAGGATTAATTCTATTTCGTTTTTTATTTCATAGTAGTTCTTTGCGGATTTCCCCTCCGTTAACTATTACAGAAAAAGAAATTCAAGAAGGATGTTCTATTATTATAGAATCTTTGAACAATCTTAAAAAAAAATATTGA